The Aspergillus luchuensis IFO 4308 DNA, chromosome 4, nearly complete sequence DNA window TAATCGCGGACAATATTTCCAGACACGACGAATTTTGCAGCCCGCTATTGACGTGATGCTGTACCTCTTGCTGCATCTCTATATCCGGCCCCGTCGATGCCATACCGAAAACATTCTGTTGTGGATCTTATCTTACTTCCCAGCGAATGAGATTTGCGGAAAGAGCTCATGGTGGGGATATCGGTTTTACGGCCTCAAGGTGATTCGGCTATACGGAATTACGGAGGGCGCTTTTTCATTAATCTGTCTCCATATTTGTTTCCTGAGGGAGAAAATATTGGAATATAACAGATTGAACGCCCATGGCTGTGGAAGGCTTACATTTGAGTCCCTGAGCCAAATTGTCATCTAGTTCCTTGGTTTCATGGACTGTGGTCAATAGGTATGCTGACCAGCGGCGTGCGGGATCTACAACGGATATACTGACTGATCGGCCCCGTCTAGTTGTGACAAGTGGAATTACTGCTCAGGATGGAcacttcatcatcctcagaGACCGTGGACATTGAGCCCGGAAACTCCTCTATTCCAAAACAGCTGACGCTCACGTGGCGAAATGTTAGCGTGAATGTCACAGCCCCCGATGCCGCCCTAGGCGATACACTATTGTCAGTGGCCGATCCACGGCAAATTTTGGGGTGGTTTAGCAGGAGTCAAAGGCCAAAGAGGGTAGGACTGAGATGATAGCAAGCTCTGACCAATGCTAATAATTTTGACAAGACCATCCTCAAGGACATCTCTGGCCAACTCCGTCCAGGAGAGATGGTAAGAGAAACGAGGTGACCAGAGAGATTGAAAGCTTACTGACTGTACCTAGTTGCTCGTTCTGGGACGTCCAGGTTCAGGGTGTACATCATTCCTTCGCGTAATCTCCAATGATCGCGAAGCTTTCGACGAAGTTGTCGGCGAGACTCGATATGGAAGCATGGACCACAAACAGGCGAAGAAGTACCGGCAGCAGATCATGTTCAACAATGAAGACGATGTGCATTTCCCCACGTTGACCGTTAATCGGACGATGAAATTTGCTCTTCGAAACAAGGTTCCCAGGGAACGACCCGACCATCTGCATGACCGAAAGGACTACGTCCaggagaaaagagacggTATTCTAGAATCTCTCGGAATTCCGCACACAAAGAAGACATTGGTTGGTAACGAGTTCATCCGTGGTGTATCTGGTGGTGAGCGGAAGCGTGTCTCCTTGGCAGAAGTGATGGCTGGACAGGTATTGATATTTCTCCCATATACCATGGACAGAATACTTACGATCGATATTAGAGTCCTGTTCAATTCTGGGATAACCCAACTCGCGGTCTGGATTCCAAAACAGCGGTTGAGTTTGCTCGCATGCTGCGACGCGAGGCCAACGAAAACCAGAAGACAATAATGGCTACCATGTACCAAGCTGGAAATGGTATTTACGATGAATTCGACAAGATCCTTGTCCTAGCGGAAGGTCTTGTCACCTATTACGGTCCGCGCGCATTGGCCCGGGGCTACTTCGAAGACATGGGATTCATCTGTCCCAAGGGAGCCAACATTGCCGACTTTTTGACATCGGTTACCGTGGTCACTGAACGGACTGTTGCCCCCGgcatggaagagaaggttcCCAACTCGCCCGCTGAGTTCGAGGCTCGTTACCGCCAGAGTGCAATCTACTCTCAGATGATGAACGACATCCAGCCGCCAGAGAAGTTGGTCAACGAGGATGAGAATCTGGCTCTTGCAGTGGcaatggagaagagaaagcagcATGTTCCTCGACCTCAAAGTGTCTATACGACTGGTCTGTGGGATCAGATTCTCAGCTGCACCCTTCGGTAAGATCATTGTCACTCGAAGTATAGCAGCTAAACTGACATTATTAAAGTCAATTCCAGATCCTGGCCGGTGACAAGCTCTCAATCGCCATCAAGGTGGTTTCTGCCATCTTGCAGGCTCTTGTTTGCGGCAGTCTGTTCTACAACCTCAAGCTCGACAGCAGTTCAATTTTCCTGCGTCCTGGtgctctcttcttccccgttCTTTACTTCCTCCTCGAGACAATGTCTGAAACAACCGGATCGTTCATGGGTCGACCTATCCTTTCCCGGCAGAAGAGGTTTGGCTTCTACCGACCGACAGCTTTTGCTATCGCCAATGCGATCACCGATATCCCTATCGTCTTGGTTCAGGTGTCTTGTTTCTCCTTGATTTTGTACTTCATGAGTGCGATGCAGATGGACGCAGGCCGCTTCTTCACGTACTGGATCATCATTATCGTACAAACGCTGTGCTTCATGCAAATGTTCCGTGCGATTGGTGCCCTGTGCAAACAGTTTGGTAATGCGTCCAAGATGACCGGGTTTCTTTCAACTGTCTTTTTCGTCTACGGAGGTTCGTTTTGTCagacttactttttttttggaTTTTTACTAATCCAAACAGGATATCTTATTCCTTTTGAGAAAATGCATGTCTGGTTCCGTTGGATATTTTATCTGAACCCGGGTGCATATGCTTTTGAGGCGCTAATGGCTAACGAGTTCACTGGCCTCGAACTTGACTGTGTCGAGCCTGACTATATCCCATATGGGTCGGGCTACCCCAGCGGCTCATCCCCCTACCGCGGCTGCACCGTCAAGGGCAGCAACTCGGAAGGTATTATTGATGGTGCCGCTTACATCAAAGAGCAGTACAATTACACCTATCACCATGTCTGGCGAAGCTTCGGCATTATTATTGGCTTTTGGgcattcttcatcttcctgacCGCAATTGGATTTGAATTGCGCAATAGCAGCGCCGGATCTTCTGTCCTTCTCTACAAGCGAGGTgccaagagcaagaagccaGACGAGGAGAGCAACGTCTCGGCAAAGTCTGAAGGAACTGTTCTTGCGCAGTCTGGAAAGCAGTCGACGTTTACATGGAGCAACCTTGATTACCACGTTCCTTTCCATGGCCAGAAGAAACAGTTGCTGGACCAGGTGTTTGGATATGTCAAGCCGGGTAACTTGGTAGCATTGATGGGATGCTCTGGTGCGGGAAAGACTACGTAAGTGGTATCAGACGGTGACACAATGATGCAAAGCTGATTGATAAAGATTGCTCGATGTATTGGCTCAGCGCAAGGATAGTGGTGAGATCTACGGATCCATCCTGATCGATGGTCGGCCTCAAGGTATCAGTTTCCAGCGCACCACTGGCTACTGCGAACAGATGGATGTTCATGAAGGTACCGCGACCGTGAGAGaggccttggtcttctccgCTCTTCTCCGTCAACCTGATAGCGTACCACGCGAAGAGAAGATTGCCTATGTTGATCATATCATTGATCTTTTGGAGCTCGGCGACATCCGGGATGCCCTGATTGGAGGTATGTGACGGCTTCCAACAAATACTTTTTTCGATACTGACATTATAGTTCCCGGGGCTGGCTTGAGCATCGAACAGCGGAAGAGAGTGACACTGGGTGTTGAACTAGTCGCTAAGCCAacgcttcttttcttggatGAACCGACCTCCGGTCTTGATGGACAGTCTGCTTACAACATTATCCGGTTCCTGAGAAAGCTGGTCGACAGTGGTCAGGCTGTGCTGGTAAGTCTGTCCATCTTTGCATATTGGCAGCATCTCACATCTTTCAGTGCACCATTCATCAGCCGTCAGCGGTCTTGTTCGATGCTTTTGACTCGCTAGTGCTGCTTGCCAAGGGCGGAAAGATGACCTACTTCGGAGAGAGTAAGTTCATCGCCTGCTTGCCTAGACTCAATCTAACATCCTTCAGCTGGCGAGGAGTCTCACAAAGTGTTGGAATACTTTGCAAAGAACGGGGCACCCTGTCCCCCTGACATGAACCCCGCGGAACACATTGTGGAGGTTATTCAAGGTAATACCGAGAAGCCTATTGATTGGGTTGATGTGTGGAGCCGGTCTGAGGAGCGCGAGCGCGCTCTTGCAGAACTTGAAGCCTTGAACAAGGAGGGCCAATCACATGCCGATTATGTGGAAGACCAAAGCAACTTTGCAACCCCGGTATGGTTTCAGTTCAAGATGGTGCTGCATCGCCTCATGGTTCAGCTATGGCGGTCACCGGTAAGTTTAGATGCTTGTATGACTGGGAACATCAACTAACAAGAACAGGACTACATGTGGAACAAAATCATCCTGCACGTCTTCGCCGCGCTGTTCAGTGGATTCACCTTCTGGAAGATGGGAGATGGAACGTTTGCGCTACAACTTCGACTGTTTGctatcttcaacttcatcttcgTTGCCCCAGGATGTATCAACCAGATGCAGCCGTTCTTCCTGCACAATCGCGATATCTTTGAGACTCGAGAGAAGAAGGCAAGTCCTGCGAGCAgtaccatcatcaaccctcGCTAACCGAATCCAGTCCAAAACTTATCACTGGATCGCTTTCATCGGTGCTCAAGCAGTTTCGGAAATCCCCTACCTGATTATCTGCGCCACGCTCTACTTCGCATGCTGGTACTTTGTTGCCGGATTGCCCGTTGATGCGTACATCTCCGGCCACATGTACTTGCAGATGATTTGTACGTACACTTCCTTTGCAGAACCGAGCGGAACTGACCAATATAGTCTACGAATTCCTGTACACTTCGATCGGACAGGCTATTGCGGCCTACGCCCCCAACGAATACTTCGCCGCCATCATGaaccccatcctcatcggcgcGGGCATGATCGCTTTCTGTGGTGTCGTTGTGCCCTACGAGAGTATCACCCCATTCTGGCGGTACTGGATGTACTACCTGGACCCCTTCACCTACCTGGTGGGAGGTCTTCTGGGTGAGGTGCTTTGGGATGTCAAGGTGCAATGTGAGCCTTCGGAGTTTATTCAGTTCAACGCCCCGTCCGGACAAACGTGTGGTCAGTACATGGCCGAGTTCATCTCCGAGCAGACGGGCTACCTCCTGGACGCGAATGCCACCGACACTTGCTCGTTCTGCCAGTACTCGATGGGTTCGGACTATGCCAAGACCTTCAActtgaaggagaagtacTATTCGTGGAGAGATGTAAGTGTAACACTGGCAAGAGATGAGACTAAATGCTAATCGATACATTACAGACTGGAATTACAGCGTTGTTCTGTATTACGTCGTACGGACTCGTGttcttgatgatgaagttgcGGagcaagaagacgaagagtgCACGGTCGGAGTAGACCGCAAGATAGGAGGTTCCGATGTAAatagggggaggggggcatTGAAGGGAAGAGCTAGACATGCATTATTTGGGTACATAGATATTAGATGATATACCGACTGGCTGCAGTCACATAGATACTATTTGTTATATTAGAGTTTAATACAGCATCACATGATTTATTTCTATCACATCTTTTCCTATCAGGCCTGATTTTGGTGGCTGGCACAAGTGGTAGTATGGCTTTATGAAGTAGGAAAGGCAGTGTGAGCGCGAAAAATAAATGTATTGGAATGAGCAGACTAAAAGGCAAAGTAACTAGGCTTGTCCCGAATGCTAGAGTTTCATCGGAATTGTCTGAAGAACCAACACCAATCTGAAGATCATCATGTGTCTCCTCCTCTCTAAACTTTGATATTATACAAAGTATATAGGCATAACACAAGTATATAATCAAACCACCAAACAAAAATTCCAAACCAAAACCCagggtatatatataaccaaACCAAAAACTCCAAAACCATAAAAAAAGCATCCATCAAAACCTAAACCTCGGCGTATCGACCTGCGATCTCACATACGCGACATCCACCAACCTACCCAAAATAACATACTCCAACTTCAACTTAATACTATAAACCAAAGCCTTGAACGTCACCTGGAACGTAAAAAACCCGGCATACTGAATCCCCACGACCGACAAATCCAAGACAATAATCACCACATTCACCAGCAACAACTGCACCAATACACTCCTGGACAACTCCCCACTATCCATGCGCAACATCCTCGCCGTCTCGCGTATATACAGCCCCGAGAGCAACAGCTCCTGCGCACAGAACCATACCAACTGTATGCGCTCCATGATCCCAAAGGCAACATTCACAGGCTGAGAATCCGGCATCGCATTAACCGCCAGTTCCAGCCCCTCGCTCGAGCAATGTAGTAGCACCCCGTCGAAGATAATCAGGTAGAGGAGGCCGCGCAGGAGTTTCTTCTGATGTAGCACGAGGTGCAGCCGGGACCAGAGAACGAGGGATTGTCCCGTGACCATGCCGGCCCAGCCGACGCCGACTATGGAGATCTCGAGGAAGTAGTTGGTGAAAGTCAGACCGAACATTTTGAGCAGGTAGCCGAGGCTgaaggggatgatggagagggaggcgatCAGGAGGGACCAGAAGTAGGTGCCGGTGTAGCGTTTGAAGGTGTTGAGGCAGAGGATGACCAGCTCGATGGCATTGCACCATGAGAGGGCGATGAGGATAGGGAAGACATATTCTTCgacggtggtgttgagatGTCGGGTTAGGCCGGTGGGGGATTGGGTTGCCGCGTCGTCAAGGGTGAAATGGGGCATTAATGGGAGGCattgatggggagggaaagaaaggtaGTGGAGGTTATCAGTTATCGATCGATGGAAGGGAGGCGATGAggtaggtggtggtggtggtgatgatgaaggagataGGGAGGGTTACACAGCACAGCATAGCAAGTTAACTTTTGTTGCAATGGCAATCAGCAGTGAGGCGAAGTTGGTAATCATAGAGTTCGTCGCAAAGTTGTGGCACCCGATCTGGCAGGCAGAAGGAACGGCTGTGATTTGATCGAGAACGGCCAATTGCGTCATGGATGTCGGCAGTTATGGCAGTTCTCTTGTGCTTATTGGTTGGAGATACAGGGATTGCGGATAAGACAGCCAATAGAAGTGAACGGTGACTGCTAATCTCTCCTTATTTTGACTAGCTGCGTCGGTTAAATGGAAGGTGGTCATTGGTGGAGCAATCTAGTCGGAACGGTTCTGCCCGATAAGGCAACCCCTGATATTCGGTCATTAGTATTCTTGACGGTCCCCGTATTTTTGGGGATGGGTTtgtcttgtttgttttgtttggtCAGGGACACGTCGCGTGCTCACTTGGGATAGCTCTTTCCTTACTGCCTGCAGACGCGACAGCCATGGCCATGCTGCGGCAAGTATAAGGCTGAGATTGCCGACAGCTGCATCGGCGGCTACTGCCTCTCATAGCAACCGCAGCTAATCACGTACGGAGCTCTTCCCCGCCATTACCTCAATGGAGCTGGGGACAAACAATCATCCTTCCTCACCGGTTCTGCTGCCTCTCAAACTTCCGCCCCCGACGTGTCAGCACGACTGACAATTATGCTTCCCACTAAGAGCTTGGATTTGACCGGGCGGAAGCCTCTGTATCGCCTCTCCGCTACTCCGGCGCCTCCTACCACTCCACATGCTCCGAATACAAAGCCCGTGGCCCAAACCCCGACACATCCTCCGGCACCGCAGTACCAGCCCTGGCAGCAAACGCCTCCCCACCCTTATCCAGCCCCGTCACCCCATGAACAACCTCCGCAGGTCCTCTCCCCTTATAGCGAAGCCACGCATGGAACCGACATGCAGGCTGCGCGACGGCGCGGACGGATGCTATTCGAAAATgagctcatcatcctcttcaaagGCTGTATCGAGCGAAAGGATATGTACCTGACCAACCCGAACCGAAGCGTATTCTGGGACAACGTGGCTGGGTATATGAACAGCTTCACGGGTCGAAACTTCTCGCCCCCATCCTACCAGCAGATCGTGACGGACCGAAGTATTGAGCGTCGGATGCATCGACGCGACATCGCGACTGGAAAGGTCCACGCGGAGCCACCCAACGCCCTCACGACTGTGATCGATCAATGGATTGcgatggaggatgagataCTGAAACAAACGAGCGAGAACGAGGTTTCGTCGCTTAAACGGCCCGCACCGGACGATCCTAGTACGCAGGATCTCAACCAAGCTAAGCGTTTGCGACCGCCGACTGCGGATACACCCCAGATCACCCCTTCCAGTCCTTCTCAGGCGCGCCGAGAAGTGGATGGGAACAGTCTGGCCCGGGCTTTGGTGCAAGAAGTCCGAGATCTACGACGGGAGGTGGGAGAAGTCCATCGGAAACTGGACTTGGTTTTGGAGGCACTCAAGGTGGTTAAAGAGAAACCGGATAACGTGGAATCAGACAAAAAATGATCCTgtgtggggttgttgttgttgtcttgtTGAGCTCGGACAAAACTGCCATTTGAGGGAGTGAGAGGCATTGAAGGTGGGCTGCTCGGTCGGTCGTTGCGAACAGCCGAGACCGCTCAgcccctccttccccgcaTTGAATAAGAATTTGAGGCTATTTAACTGAGCTTGACAGAAGGGATCTGTATGGGAATGATTGCCTCAATTCTCATCGGCAACGCATTCAGCTATCATGGCTCCTACATTCCGCGCAGAACAAATCGGGTCGTTGATGCGGCCCGAGGAGCTGTTGGCTGCCCGTAACGCCGCCGGACTGGGGCACATCTACACCCGAACCAACGTGCCGGAAGATGTGCAGCAGGTGACAAAACAGGCGATCGCCAAGGTGGtggaacagcagcaggcgcACAAGGTGCGCCCTATCATGACCGGAGAGTTTGAGCGGCCCATCTTCTA harbors:
- a CDS encoding putative ABC multidrug transporter (COG:Q;~EggNog:ENOG410PVXX;~InterPro:IPR034001,IPR043926,IPR027417,IPR003593, IPR010929,IPR017871,IPR034003,IPR003439,IPR013525;~PFAM:PF01061,PF06422,PF00005,PF12698;~TransMembrane:13 (o412-433i440-456o485-511i523-544o556-574i659-681o1058-1077i1089-1108o1128-1161i1173-1193o1199-1221i1233-1253o1327-1346i);~go_component: GO:0016020 - membrane [Evidence IEA];~go_component: GO:0016021 - integral component of membrane [Evidence IEA];~go_function: GO:0005524 - ATP binding [Evidence IEA];~go_function: GO:0016887 - ATPase activity [Evidence IEA];~go_function: GO:0042626 - ATPase-coupled transmembrane transporter activity [Evidence IEA];~go_process: GO:0055085 - transmembrane transport [Evidence IEA]), whose amino-acid sequence is MDTSSSSETVDIEPGNSSIPKQLTLTWRNVSVNVTAPDAALGDTLLSVADPRQILGWFSRSQRPKRTILKDISGQLRPGEMLLVLGRPGSGCTSFLRVISNDREAFDEVVGETRYGSMDHKQAKKYRQQIMFNNEDDVHFPTLTVNRTMKFALRNKVPRERPDHLHDRKDYVQEKRDGILESLGIPHTKKTLVGNEFIRGVSGGERKRVSLAEVMAGQSPVQFWDNPTRGLDSKTAVEFARMLRREANENQKTIMATMYQAGNGIYDEFDKILVLAEGLVTYYGPRALARGYFEDMGFICPKGANIADFLTSVTVVTERTVAPGMEEKVPNSPAEFEARYRQSAIYSQMMNDIQPPEKLVNEDENLALAVAMEKRKQHVPRPQSVYTTGLWDQILSCTLRQFQILAGDKLSIAIKVVSAILQALVCGSLFYNLKLDSSSIFLRPGALFFPVLYFLLETMSETTGSFMGRPILSRQKRFGFYRPTAFAIANAITDIPIVLVQVSCFSLILYFMSAMQMDAGRFFTYWIIIIVQTLCFMQMFRAIGALCKQFGNASKMTGFLSTVFFVYGGYLIPFEKMHVWFRWIFYLNPGAYAFEALMANEFTGLELDCVEPDYIPYGSGYPSGSSPYRGCTVKGSNSEGIIDGAAYIKEQYNYTYHHVWRSFGIIIGFWAFFIFLTAIGFELRNSSAGSSVLLYKRGAKSKKPDEESNVSAKSEGTVLAQSGKQSTFTWSNLDYHVPFHGQKKQLLDQVFGYVKPGNLVALMGCSGAGKTTLLDVLAQRKDSGEIYGSILIDGRPQGISFQRTTGYCEQMDVHEGTATVREALVFSALLRQPDSVPREEKIAYVDHIIDLLELGDIRDALIGVPGAGLSIEQRKRVTLGVELVAKPTLLFLDEPTSGLDGQSAYNIIRFLRKLVDSGQAVLCTIHQPSAVLFDAFDSLVLLAKGGKMTYFGETGEESHKVLEYFAKNGAPCPPDMNPAEHIVEVIQGNTEKPIDWVDVWSRSEERERALAELEALNKEGQSHADYVEDQSNFATPVWFQFKMVLHRLMVQLWRSPDYMWNKIILHVFAALFSGFTFWKMGDGTFALQLRLFAIFNFIFVAPGCINQMQPFFLHNRDIFETREKKSKTYHWIAFIGAQAVSEIPYLIICATLYFACWYFVAGLPVDAYISGHMYLQMIFYEFLYTSIGQAIAAYAPNEYFAAIMNPILIGAGMIAFCGVVVPYESITPFWRYWMYYLDPFTYLVGGLLGEVLWDVKVQCEPSEFIQFNAPSGQTCGQYMAEFISEQTGYLLDANATDTCSFCQYSMGSDYAKTFNLKEKYYSWRDTGITALFCITSYGLVFLMMKLRSKKTKSARSE
- a CDS encoding uncharacterized protein (COG:S;~EggNog:ENOG410Q1VC;~TransMembrane:6 (o28-52i59-79o91-112i124-141o161-184i204-228o)); the protein is MPHFTLDDAATQSPTGLTRHLNTTVEEYVFPILIALSWCNAIELVILCLNTFKRYTGTYFWSLLIASLSIIPFSLGYLLKMFGLTFTNYFLEISIVGVGWAGMVTGQSLVLWSRLHLVLHQKKLLRGLLYLIIFDGVLLHCSSEGLELAVNAMPDSQPVNVAFGIMERIQLVWFCAQELLLSGLYIRETARMLRMDSGELSRSVLVQLLLVNVVIIVLDLSVVGIQYAGFFTFQVTFKALVYSIKLKLEYVILGRLVDVAYVRSQVDTPRFRF